From Medicago truncatula cultivar Jemalong A17 chromosome 7, MtrunA17r5.0-ANR, whole genome shotgun sequence, a single genomic window includes:
- the LOC25498182 gene encoding uncharacterized protein — MAVFSRNKRITNLFNNDARARLIIVADQDKLNSGVVVEEGISLSALVHGFLEEHTNGNDDSVANEFDSDRVDSFNDFLALKRLNDVFSNNAHSYKTTLLKHVTEASENFAFFKERNASIFRRKVAEFLREEGHDAAVCVTKWEPYDGAVTAGSHEFIDVVQTRSATATWRYFVDLDFRAQFEIVKPTRRYSEVLNLVPGVFVGGEIELKRTVSIVCDAVKRCFKSKEASIPPWRKNRFMQNKWFGPSKRTVNPVQGKPVRVNGVSCRLLGFDDVVMEIRRGGGVTVRAR, encoded by the coding sequence ATGGCAGTTTTCTCTAGAAACAAACGAATCACTAACCTCTTCAACAACGACGCCAGAGCTCGACTCATCATCGTAGCTGATCAAGACAAACTCAACTCTGGCGTCGTCGTAGAAGAAGGTATTTCACTTTCTGCTCTAGTGCATGGATTCCTCGAAGAACACACTAATGGCAACGATGACTCGGTGGCTAACGAGTTCGACTCAGATCGAGTCGACTCGTTCAACGATTTCTTAGCTCTGAAGAGGCTAAACGATGTGTTTTCAAACAATGCACACAGTTACAAAACCACGCTTCTCAAACACGTTACAGAAGCTTCAGAAAACTTCGCATTTTTTAAAGAGCGAAACGCTTCGATTTTTCGGCGAAAAGTGGCGGAGTTTTTAAGAGAGGAAGGCCACGACGCGGCGGTTTGCGTCACTAAATGGGAGCCTTACGACGGTGCTGTAACTGCCGGTAGTCATGAGTTCATCGATGTGGTGCAAACACGATCTGCCACTGCCACGTGGCGGTACTTCGTGGATTTAGATTTTCGCGCTCAATTCGAAATTGTGAAACCGACACGGCGGTACTCGGAGGTGTTGAATTTAGTTCCTGGAGTGTTCGTCGGTGGTGAGATTGAGCTGAAACGCACCGTTTCGATAGTGTGTGATGCGGTAAAGAGGTGTTTCAAGAGTAAAGAGGCTTCGATTCCGCCGTGGAGGAAGAACCGGTTCATGCAGAATAAGTGGTTTGGACCGAGTAAACGAACCGTTAATCCGGTTCAGGGAAAACCGGTGAGGGTGAACGGTGTTAGTTGTAGGTTGTTGGGTTTTGATGATGTGGTTATGGAGATTAGAAGGGGTGGAGGGGTTACTGTTCGTGCTAGATGA